The following proteins come from a genomic window of Solea solea chromosome 3, fSolSol10.1, whole genome shotgun sequence:
- the LOC131456389 gene encoding butyrophilin subfamily 1 member A1-like — translation MTSISIAVTVLWHVLTFSRGLFQDLEEVIVKPGDDALLGCHAPPNTAITGLIWSRPGADLYVLFYRDGRALQQYQLQPYQGRVDLSDPTMANGNASVIVRNVSADDAGEYKCYVRTETTGRRKRDMEPRSVVHLKVEDTPSPTHGGGCVFEGVSLCCMLPLLVLLSLCSKTFR, via the exons ATGACTTCCATATCCATAGCTGTGACTGTGCTCTGGCATGTTCTCACGTTTTCAAGAGGTCTCTTTCAAG ACTTGGAAGAGGTGATTGTGAAGCCGGGCGACGACGCCCTCCTCGGGTGCCACGCCCCCCCCAACACCGCCATCACAGGGCTGATTTGGTCTCGGCCGGGTGCCGACCTGTACGTGCTCTTCTACCGGGACGGACGAGCGCTCCAACAGTACCAGCTTCAGCCGTACCAAGGCCGCGTGGACCTCAGCGACCCGACGATGGCGAACGGAAACGCGTCTGTGATCGTGAGGAACGTCAGCGCGGACGACGCCGGAGAGTACAAGTGCTACGTGAGGACGGAGACGACGGGACGCAGGAAGAGGGACATGGAGCCAAGGAGTGTCGTCCATCTGAAGGTGGAGGACACTCCGAGCCCCACCCATGGGGGCGGGTGTGTTTTCGAGGGCGTGTCTTTGTGCTGCATGTTACCGCTGCttgtgttgttgtcactgtGCTCAAAGACATTCCGTTAA